The following DNA comes from Brassica oleracea var. oleracea cultivar TO1000 chromosome C5, BOL, whole genome shotgun sequence.
GATTAATTTTGTCTATGATTGTAATTAAAGCGCAATGAGCTTTCCACACAAATATGACCAAAGATTTATGGAAAAGAAAAATTGAACCCTCCAATACACTCCGAAAGGCAAGAAAATTATGTTAAACCCCAAATCTCGAAAATTTAATGTTTAATCAGGTTTTATGATGTGTTTGTTTTTACGACAAAAAAAAAAATCAGGTTTTATGATATTTGGGAACTAGCTTTTGCGTTTGTAAGAATATGGGAGCCAGTCTTCTTTATGCATGTCATATATTTAGTCTTGCAGTGAAAACGAAACTTCATATTTTATTTGATATTACAAATTAAATATGGTCAAGTACATAGATATTTTAAAGAAAAAACATTAACATATTTTCAGTTTTATTTTTGATATTATGGACATTTTGGTTCACCGTCCTTGTTTTTCCAGTTATTATAACAAGGACATTCTTCTTTATGTCCATACGTTCCCGATGGCACACACAAACACTTTTTACAACATAAATTACAAAAGAATAGGCATGGCTTCTGGTGAGATGTTGCTGAGCATTGGAAATCGCATGCTTTCGGACATTCTTTACACAGATACAAATAACGTTAAATAAATCACTGTTTAGTCTATCCATCAATTATGTAAAAAATATACTAACACTTTTTAAAACAACATTACCTTCTGGTTTCAGTGAACCTTGTCCTCCTTTCTGAAATGTTTTAAGTGCACACGTTAGTTTGCTTATGACAAAAATGAATACATTAAAGGTTTTTTTTGCAAATTTGACTCAAAACTCAAAGCCAAACACAAAACTAACCTCTCTTTCTTTTTTATTTTTTATTTTGCTCTATCCACCCCACATGTTCACATTATTTACGAAAATGCCATTAAATATATATATATATATATATTTTTTTTTGAAAATGGTTTTTTTACTCTCTCAATCTCATCATCTTCAAGTATTTACAAGATTGTCATTGCCATCAATACCCCAACCACAATGAACAACCAATTTGAAGCTCTTAATGCACCTAAAATCGATTTACACTCTCTCTTTCTCACTTGTAATGAACTAAAAAAACATCTCTTTCACTTTGTCTCCATATTCATCCAAAAAACTCAAGCTTTTGATTCAAATTTTTTTATGGTTGATAGAACCATTCAAGCATACTATTCTTGGTGGGTTACTTTCGTTTGAGGTTCTGGGTGGTTGGAGAAGACTCTGTGTGCTAAGGAAGTCATCTCACTAGTTTAAAGTATGAAATTGAATTTTTTTTCCAGATCTGTTCGCGTAGAAGACTTACCCGTAAGTAGTCTGGCCGTAGAAAACTTACGGGTAAGTCTTCTGATCAAACAGACCGTCATCTTTGTTTGTTAAAAAAATAATCTAGAGAATACCCTAGATGACTTACTGGTAAGTCGTCTAGGATAAACGGGTTAGTTTTGCATTTGACCGAATTGTGTTAGATATTTGATTTTTCCTGGACGACTTACCAGTAAGTCGTCTCCGGGAAAATAAAAATTTCAATATTTTA
Coding sequences within:
- the LOC106294085 gene encoding gibberellin-regulated protein 12, translating into MMKLIVVLHVFSLLYAAQFSNVDELESPSEAPATNMKGGQGSLKPEECPKACDFQCSATSHQKPCLFFCNLCCKKCLCVPSGTYGHKEECPCYNNWKNKDGEPKCP